The following are from one region of the Methanospirillum hungatei genome:
- a CDS encoding IPT/TIG domain-containing protein, translating to MDYIKQQFLDYKLSTDALWLNNQIGASISQSLRMGTGGATTSGMFGGFSLVSPVGSSGSVMVNPMERSERMHITATGVTQNNPAVFRVIDGPIIDSVSPKSVAMGVPTTVIIEGSGFSDGIDKVEIFFNNKRLVDLDDDDEDDKILINNNQITIEDYSSIESGIVHIYLRKPGGVSSNNAYILIESHSSSIPTPKIDTFVSTRYLLDSDPIASSRIIVIGTGISEDYTKFFVNNNFVDKSDLIFNSGSSPVNIINLQKYLVTEGSIPTITPCVIPITIVNPPGITTPGGGSSSYEFYVLPKKTGFPEIWGISLKQTSVTNLGLNEDLIIYGAGFVPPIHVMWGDELINSYSIINSNEIHIPKEWFNDHLNEEKTVEISVRNGGSSGSIEKSSGSLYPAYQIIASLYPIEHIFIRFVDLGYIPFNVILDSDDNPRSITLHEFFRYYYGVILKDSYNDLSIEIKANPRIISSDWNYLKNANPNSNPNLNYYNITYQTDLVLNVTQNKTHIMGNYVIKSNISQNEEIWFDLMNPAYGICDFIKAPFEFNPQVVSGSNPPLDPKFTGAHRFSVDYVILSNLKNGTIIIDNALGGLEYNSKNYYYRSQQDFIYQNGGVFVEQPDGSYPLVLPPISISRDGDNLVVGITNIPVSGYDTVGGSSQVQVSSTLDSVNTFGLTPGLPNAKSVLLHIDPTTESNWVKWITTLKAICENARSNGVPVAFSRDDDNYDSAWVRIEDDVSGVPMLNIRGGGDENDQDIILDLKTSEFSVSLNPVGKAVSIR from the coding sequence ATGGATTACATCAAACAACAGTTCCTTGATTATAAATTGAGCACGGATGCTCTTTGGTTAAATAATCAAATCGGTGCATCAATCAGTCAGTCACTAAGAATGGGAACTGGTGGAGCGACAACTTCAGGTATGTTTGGTGGGTTCTCGTTGGTTTCTCCGGTTGGCTCATCTGGTTCGGTAATGGTGAATCCGATGGAGAGATCGGAGCGGATGCATATTACTGCAACCGGTGTTACTCAGAACAATCCAGCAGTGTTCAGAGTGATAGATGGTCCGATAATTGATAGTGTTAGTCCAAAATCTGTTGCTATGGGAGTACCAACTACAGTTATAATCGAGGGATCTGGGTTTAGTGATGGGATTGATAAAGTAGAGATTTTTTTTAACAATAAAAGATTAGTGGATCTTGATGATGATGATGAGGACGATAAAATTCTCATTAACAATAATCAGATAACGATTGAGGATTATTCATCCATAGAATCAGGGATAGTACATATCTATCTAAGAAAACCCGGTGGTGTCAGTTCGAATAATGCTTATATTTTGATAGAGTCTCATTCTAGCAGCATTCCTACTCCCAAAATTGACACATTCGTCAGTACTAGATACCTATTAGATTCAGATCCTATTGCTTCGTCTAGAATTATTGTAATAGGAACAGGAATATCAGAAGACTACACTAAATTTTTTGTAAATAATAACTTTGTTGATAAAAGTGATTTAATTTTTAATTCTGGCTCCAGTCCCGTAAATATCATTAATTTACAGAAATATCTCGTTACAGAGGGATCGATACCAACTATTACCCCATGTGTTATTCCTATTACTATTGTAAATCCTCCTGGCATAACGACTCCGGGGGGTGGAAGTTCGAGTTATGAATTCTATGTTCTCCCAAAAAAAACCGGTTTTCCAGAAATCTGGGGTATTTCGCTAAAACAAACATCTGTGACTAATCTTGGTTTGAATGAAGATCTGATTATCTATGGAGCAGGATTTGTTCCTCCTATTCATGTGATGTGGGGAGATGAACTCATTAACTCTTATTCCATTATTAATTCCAATGAAATTCATATTCCAAAAGAGTGGTTTAATGACCATTTGAATGAAGAAAAGACTGTGGAGATATCAGTTCGTAATGGTGGGTCATCAGGTTCGATTGAAAAGTCTAGCGGTTCATTGTACCCGGCTTATCAAATTATTGCTAGCCTTTATCCTATTGAACATATTTTTATCCGATTTGTTGATCTTGGTTACATACCATTTAATGTGATCCTCGACAGTGATGATAATCCTAGATCTATTACATTACACGAATTTTTTAGATATTATTATGGAGTCATATTAAAAGACTCATATAACGATCTTTCGATTGAAATCAAGGCGAATCCAAGGATTATTAGTTCTGATTGGAATTATTTAAAAAATGCGAATCCTAATTCAAACCCTAATTTAAATTATTATAATATAACTTACCAGACGGATCTAGTTTTAAATGTCACTCAAAATAAAACCCATATAATGGGAAATTACGTGATAAAATCTAACATAAGCCAAAATGAAGAAATCTGGTTTGATTTGATGAATCCAGCATATGGTATATGTGATTTCATTAAAGCCCCCTTTGAATTCAATCCTCAGGTAGTTTCGGGTTCTAATCCACCACTAGATCCAAAATTCACTGGTGCCCATCGATTTAGCGTTGATTATGTGATTTTGTCTAACTTAAAAAATGGAACAATAATTATTGATAACGCTCTTGGCGGCCTCGAATATAACTCTAAGAATTATTATTATCGCTCTCAGCAGGATTTCATCTATCAGAACGGAGGTGTTTTCGTAGAACAACCAGATGGCTCATACCCCTTAGTTCTCCCTCCCATATCGATCTCAAGAGATGGAGATAATCTCGTGGTTGGCATAACAAATATCCCTGTATCCGGATATGATACCGTTGGCGGTAGTTCACAGGTTCAGGTCTCGTCCACTTTGGATTCGGTAAATACCTTTGGCCTCACTCCTGGTTTACCGAATGCAAAATCAGTATTGTTACATATTGATCCAACAACAGAGAGTAATTGGGTAAAATGGATTACTACATTAAAGGCTATTTGCGAAAATGCCCGAAGTAATGGTGTCCCTGTTGCGTTTTCTAGAGATGATGACAATTATGATTCTGCATGGGTAAGAATAGAGGACGATGTTTCTGGGGTTCCAATGTTGAATATAAGGGGTGGCGGTGATGAAAACGATCAGGATATTATTCTGGATCTAAAAACATCGGAATTCTCTGTATCATTAAATCCGGTTGGCAAAGCAGTGAGTATTCGATGA
- a CDS encoding type IV pilin — MISRREEGVSDLIGVIILVAIAALAVGIIGSTFFSYVSVVSIPRAELSIIWQNGPEDGSDIKKPYIVFERGESLWYNSTRVKINDEGVDLSSIWIKKSGNNQYFLWNKTISDDGVIVPFSIGDTLKWDGHDQADNISITYIQAGNEILLMTGDRIPEK, encoded by the coding sequence ATGATTTCACGAAGAGAAGAAGGAGTATCGGATTTAATTGGAGTTATTATTCTCGTCGCTATTGCTGCATTAGCAGTGGGTATTATTGGTTCAACATTTTTTTCGTATGTTTCAGTTGTAAGTATCCCTCGAGCTGAATTGTCAATAATCTGGCAGAATGGACCAGAAGATGGTTCTGATATTAAAAAACCCTATATCGTTTTTGAGCGTGGAGAATCATTATGGTATAATTCTACTCGCGTAAAAATCAACGATGAAGGTGTGGATTTATCTAGTATATGGATTAAAAAAAGTGGCAATAATCAATACTTTTTATGGAATAAAACAATTAGCGATGATGGGGTGATCGTTCCTTTTTCGATTGGAGATACCTTGAAATGGGATGGGCATGATCAAGCTGATAATATTTCGATAACGTATATTCAGGCCGGAAATGAGATTCTCTTGATGACCGGAGACAGAATTCCAGAAAAATAA
- a CDS encoding type IV pilin N-terminal domain-containing protein, which translates to MRNNNAVSELIGALLITGVIAGGIGLIAVILISQPPPVDLPAADFKLVIDDNEKIIRISHVRGDSLRVFDESGSNYWSSIHVNVDGQPYEIVGEGSPYGSSQFKLIKNSPNPDYLYYAVGDVLEASFPDMNKRPENVQFIYKDNRGGEYVLWGYGGSEKYTPGKVSFSYTPANPYPCDLIQFRDTSSVTATSWSWDFNGDGVEDSRDQNPLPYQYESPGTKTVTLTVSNGIDTWKTSRIVTVHSFIADFSFVPSTPTTGTAIKFSDSSKGNPEIWEWNFGDGTSSTDPNPTHSYTIPGNYIVQHRIGKTSSSCSNWSEWERKTIEITECTPISGLSFSYTPDTICINSRILFRSTLSEGSEPISYTWIIDGIQYNEQNHYHVFTQPGSHSVILRASNCAGSVETPPRDVLAVDCSCSVKITSTSTAGGSISPSGEITLSCGSDQIYTITPDPCYAISDVLVDDVSQGPISSYTFEKVAANHKIEVQFENPGNSYQIESISGPGGSITPSGITSITCGNNQAFTITADPCYVISDVLVDDVSQGPISSYTFESVQSNHKIEVHFEHSGTTYQIESISGPGGSISPSGIVSIPCGNDQAFTINPDPCYKISDVLVDGVSIPGSFSNPYVYSGFTNVQKDYILEAVFTEIPYNITISVTGNGVISPGTGTVLCGSSPMYTITADPCNYISSILIDGVPLSGPFSNPYVYSGFTNVQQDHTLSAVFTGISYNITTSTTGSGTITPGSGPVLCGSSPVYTITADPCNRISSIIVDGNAPTGPFESPYNYSGFSNVQEDHTIEAVFIESPLTITTIITGNGVISPGTGPVLCGSSPIYTITAGSCNRISSILVDGIPLSGPFSNPYVYSGFANIQEDHIIEAVFTPDTFNITATAGTGGSISPSGVVPVTCGGSQTFTFTPDSGYEIDGVIVDGQSIGVVNSYTFTNIQENHTIHVDFGNTGYCLIAGYITDETTGLGVPGIKVDVWNEDRTMILRSGISQSNGYYAIKHPKPKKSYWVDVNCPDQGNWRTNNPVSRWYNNVHLNPAAYCDQTNINFSGRLYSNIVENVFIHGQRLSFAGDTIMGHGSTVIITGGLNTASTNLGAQIGATTIYINGDVDLATGSAGLGSSTKPGNIYINGDLRLWNGQREIYGDVYVNGNFDLKDARIHGMVFVDGDLTLDWTPYLATDARIFYTGQIHHPNNYDQNILAKCIKWDIVPGFTIPDGLPSLKPDDWYSSNGYGTGGLLTSGMKVFAASYSSTGYRPSATNVIIVAKTGDITITGLGGSSLTGIFFAPYGKVTFGGGSLQGLILTRDGFFVTSGGTDVTFLPIHHYISNPSEYPFQ; encoded by the coding sequence ATGAGAAATAATAACGCAGTAAGTGAGTTAATCGGTGCACTTCTCATAACTGGCGTCATCGCTGGAGGAATTGGTTTAATCGCTGTGATTCTTATCTCTCAACCTCCTCCGGTTGATCTCCCCGCTGCGGATTTTAAACTCGTGATTGATGATAATGAAAAAATAATTCGTATCTCCCATGTACGGGGCGATTCCCTTCGGGTTTTTGATGAATCTGGTTCAAATTATTGGTCAAGTATTCATGTGAATGTGGATGGGCAGCCATATGAAATAGTGGGAGAGGGTTCTCCTTATGGAAGTTCTCAGTTCAAATTAATAAAAAATTCTCCAAATCCCGATTATCTCTACTACGCAGTTGGTGATGTGCTAGAGGCCTCATTTCCTGATATGAATAAAAGACCTGAAAATGTTCAGTTTATTTACAAAGATAATAGAGGTGGGGAATATGTTCTTTGGGGATATGGAGGTTCAGAAAAGTATACTCCCGGAAAAGTTTCATTTTCGTATACCCCAGCGAATCCATATCCTTGTGATCTAATCCAATTCCGGGATACTTCGTCAGTTACAGCTACATCATGGTCTTGGGATTTTAACGGTGATGGTGTAGAAGATAGTCGAGATCAAAACCCACTCCCTTATCAATACGAAAGTCCTGGTACCAAGACCGTAACTCTGACCGTTAGCAATGGGATCGATACATGGAAAACAAGTCGGATAGTTACGGTTCATTCGTTTATTGCTGATTTTAGTTTTGTTCCCTCAACACCCACTACAGGTACAGCGATCAAATTTTCTGATTCTTCAAAAGGAAATCCAGAAATCTGGGAATGGAATTTTGGTGATGGAACATCTTCAACTGATCCAAATCCAACTCATTCCTATACCATTCCTGGTAACTATATTGTTCAGCATAGAATCGGAAAAACCAGTTCTTCATGTAGTAATTGGAGTGAATGGGAACGGAAAACTATTGAAATAACTGAGTGTACTCCAATTAGTGGCTTGTCTTTTAGTTACACACCTGATACAATATGTATTAACTCCCGGATTTTATTTAGATCAACGCTCTCTGAAGGTTCTGAACCAATATCATATACCTGGATAATTGATGGTATTCAATATAACGAGCAGAACCATTACCATGTGTTCACCCAACCGGGATCCCATTCGGTAATATTACGAGCTTCGAATTGCGCTGGTTCGGTAGAAACCCCTCCACGTGACGTTCTGGCGGTGGATTGTAGTTGTTCAGTGAAAATTACCTCTACTTCAACTGCAGGTGGCTCAATATCACCATCAGGTGAGATAACTCTGTCTTGTGGAAGTGATCAGATTTATACGATTACTCCTGATCCCTGTTATGCGATCTCTGATGTTTTGGTTGATGATGTCTCACAGGGTCCTATTAGTTCCTATACATTTGAAAAAGTAGCTGCTAATCATAAAATCGAAGTTCAGTTTGAAAATCCCGGGAATTCTTACCAGATCGAATCAATTTCTGGTCCTGGTGGTTCCATAACCCCTTCAGGCATTACCTCAATTACTTGTGGAAATAATCAGGCTTTTACGATCACTGCCGATCCTTGTTATGTGATCTCTGATGTTTTGGTTGATGATGTCTCACAAGGTCCTATTAGTTCCTATACGTTTGAAAGTGTGCAATCCAACCATAAAATTGAGGTTCATTTTGAACACTCCGGAACAACATACCAGATCGAATCGATTTCTGGTCCTGGTGGTTCCATAAGCCCTTCAGGTATTGTCTCTATTCCTTGTGGAAATGATCAGGCTTTTACGATTAATCCTGATCCCTGTTATAAAATCTCTGATGTTTTGGTTGACGGTGTCTCGATCCCCGGTTCTTTCTCGAATCCCTATGTATATTCCGGGTTCACAAATGTTCAAAAAGACTACATTCTGGAAGCTGTTTTTACGGAAATACCCTATAACATAACTATTAGTGTTACGGGGAATGGAGTGATTTCTCCAGGGACTGGCACCGTTCTTTGTGGTTCAAGTCCCATGTATACCATCACTGCTGATCCCTGTAATTATATTTCCTCCATACTGATAGATGGTGTTCCGCTTTCGGGTCCTTTCTCAAATCCGTATGTGTATTCGGGATTCACGAATGTTCAGCAAGATCATACTCTTTCGGCTGTTTTCACTGGAATCTCCTATAATATTACAACAAGTACAACCGGTAGTGGTACAATAACTCCTGGAAGTGGTCCTGTTCTCTGTGGTTCAAGTCCGGTGTATACTATCACTGCTGATCCCTGTAACCGAATTTCTTCTATCATTGTTGATGGAAACGCCCCTACTGGCCCATTTGAAAGCCCCTATAATTACTCTGGTTTCTCGAATGTCCAGGAAGATCACACAATAGAAGCAGTATTTATTGAAAGTCCTTTAACAATCACGACAATAATAACGGGGAATGGAGTGATTTCTCCAGGGACTGGCCCCGTTCTTTGTGGTTCAAGTCCCATATATACCATCACTGCCGGTTCCTGCAATCGTATTTCCTCCATATTGGTTGATGGGATTCCGCTTTCGGGTCCTTTCTCAAATCCTTACGTGTATTCTGGATTCGCAAATATTCAGGAAGATCACATAATTGAAGCGGTATTTACTCCTGATACATTTAATATTACAGCTACAGCCGGGACCGGTGGATCAATATCACCATCAGGTGTCGTCCCGGTAACCTGCGGTGGCAGCCAGACCTTCACCTTCACACCAGATTCAGGATACGAAATCGACGGAGTTATCGTTGATGGCCAGTCAATTGGTGTTGTAAACAGTTATACGTTCACTAATATTCAAGAAAACCATACGATCCACGTAGATTTTGGTAATACTGGTTACTGCCTTATTGCAGGATATATCACCGATGAAACAACCGGATTGGGTGTCCCTGGAATCAAGGTAGATGTATGGAATGAAGATAGGACTATGATCCTACGATCCGGAATTAGTCAATCAAATGGTTATTATGCTATAAAACACCCGAAGCCTAAGAAAAGTTACTGGGTCGATGTAAACTGCCCGGATCAAGGAAATTGGCGAACAAATAACCCTGTTTCAAGATGGTATAATAATGTACATCTGAATCCTGCTGCATATTGTGATCAGACAAATATTAATTTCAGTGGCAGACTTTATTCAAACATTGTTGAAAACGTTTTCATCCACGGCCAAAGATTGAGTTTTGCCGGTGACACCATCATGGGTCATGGGTCAACTGTTATCATCACCGGAGGACTCAATACAGCAAGTACAAATCTCGGTGCTCAAATCGGAGCAACGACGATTTACATTAATGGTGATGTTGACCTGGCAACAGGAAGTGCCGGTCTTGGTTCATCAACAAAACCCGGAAATATCTACATAAATGGAGATTTAAGATTATGGAATGGTCAGCGGGAAATTTATGGTGATGTATACGTAAATGGAAATTTTGACTTGAAGGATGCCAGAATACATGGGATGGTATTCGTAGATGGTGATCTCACATTAGACTGGACCCCATACCTGGCAACTGATGCCCGTATCTTTTACACTGGCCAGATCCATCATCCAAATAATTACGATCAAAATATTCTTGCAAAATGCATTAAATGGGATATCGTGCCAGGATTTACCATTCCGGATGGATTGCCCTCGTTAAAACCTGATGACTGGTATTCATCCAATGGGTATGGAACAGGGGGACTATTAACCAGTGGAATGAAAGTATTTGCTGCTAGTTACTCTTCAACAGGATATCGGCCATCAGCAACAAATGTCATCATAGTGGCGAAAACCGGAGATATCACGATAACCGGTCTTGGGGGAAGCAGCCTGACCGGAATATTCTTTGCACCATATGGAAAAGTCACATTTGGTGGCGGATCCTTGCAAGGATTAATTCTCACTCGGGATGGTTTTTTTGTTACCAGTGGAGGAACAGATGTCACATTTTTACCCATTCATCACTACATCTCCAATCCCTCTGAGTATCCATTCCAATAA
- a CDS encoding LamG-like jellyroll fold domain-containing protein: protein MTPMQVREKPPESSPFEHAVSQLISSILIVSLAVALGAITLVVYSDLILKPIEKSAYIAVEGNVSKPAEYEVFTLRHLQGDVGYFGNHGEGYPLYIQASSGSLSAKAVPDPAEITWKPGMILYVYRNTTDFVVTDDLSTIAGAQKFDGSEIQVSVVDSTNDILIYSKSQGIGGPVEEEFARGPGFTIYGWERFTSPPAPTSSDQHWATMVVDGNRDNNRRFHLQHNQLNNRFEFALRTTQMATTNQQARWIQSPSGPQQDVWYCITGTYNQTDGRIRLYINGNEVSSSTLDSSGIAPSPGFYQIGGPQGVTFSSVANQRKLLGDVRGVTTVEEVLLPDEILSIYSKGNP from the coding sequence ATGACCCCGATGCAGGTTCGAGAAAAACCTCCGGAATCCTCTCCATTTGAGCATGCAGTGAGCCAGTTAATATCATCAATTCTTATTGTCTCACTCGCGGTAGCTCTGGGAGCCATAACACTTGTCGTCTATTCTGATCTTATCCTAAAACCGATTGAAAAATCTGCATATATCGCAGTTGAAGGGAATGTCTCAAAACCAGCAGAATATGAGGTCTTCACATTAAGGCATCTTCAGGGTGATGTCGGGTACTTCGGAAATCATGGAGAAGGGTATCCATTGTATATACAAGCCTCATCCGGATCATTATCTGCAAAGGCAGTACCTGATCCAGCTGAGATAACATGGAAACCCGGAATGATTCTTTATGTCTACAGAAACACCACTGATTTTGTAGTAACGGATGATCTGTCCACGATAGCAGGTGCCCAAAAATTCGACGGATCAGAGATTCAGGTCTCGGTTGTCGATTCAACAAATGATATACTTATCTATAGCAAAAGTCAGGGCATAGGCGGACCAGTGGAAGAAGAATTTGCCCGGGGACCAGGATTTACAATATATGGCTGGGAGAGATTTACCTCCCCACCTGCCCCGACATCATCAGATCAACATTGGGCAACCATGGTAGTGGATGGAAATCGCGATAATAACCGCAGGTTCCATCTTCAACACAATCAACTGAACAACAGGTTTGAGTTTGCTTTGAGGACTACACAGATGGCTACGACAAATCAACAAGCCCGCTGGATACAATCCCCATCTGGACCCCAGCAGGATGTCTGGTATTGTATCACTGGAACATATAATCAGACAGACGGGCGGATTCGATTATATATAAACGGGAATGAAGTTTCTTCCAGTACATTAGACTCCAGTGGAATTGCACCCTCTCCGGGATTCTATCAGATCGGCGGTCCCCAAGGAGTCACCTTTTCCTCTGTCGCAAATCAAAGAAAACTCCTGGGTGATGTCAGGGGCGTTACAACCGTTGAAGAAGTGTTATTGCCTGACGAAATCCTGTCAATATATAGTAAAGGAAATCCATAA
- a CDS encoding type IV pilin N-terminal domain-containing protein, which yields MMPEKAYNKNYFKNITEHAVTPTVSVILILFLVVALAGIIYVIIFGLASSVEKTAYVATDAQIVNITPEIQAIEVMHRNGDVMYYEGQGDNVQYEVRFIVDTRDNAPVVKVNPSFLTSDKTWSPGDRVIIFNRTDGYYLTNDISLINGAISPSQGPLSVRIIDNTHDQLIANRGVGGTTGGGGGSEPIDGIEKIFLYGQRLSFAGDTISGPDATVVITGGLNTANTNLGAQIAVTTIYIDGDVDLSTGSAGLGSSVKPGKIYINGDLRLWEGGRNIYGDVYVDGNFDLKDARIHGNVFVNGDLTLGWTPYLAEDTRIYYTGTISHPDYYASEILAKCIQTSSVPGFTIPTGLPSLKPDDWYTSNGYVSGGQLTSGMKVYANSYSSTEYRPSATNVVIVAKSGDITITDLGGSGVSGVFFAPNGRVTFGGGSLQGLILSQDGFFVTSGGTDVIFKSIQDFISNPNDYPFQ from the coding sequence ATGATGCCTGAAAAAGCCTACAATAAGAACTATTTCAAAAACATTACCGAACATGCAGTAACACCAACGGTCAGTGTAATACTCATTCTTTTTCTCGTTGTTGCTCTCGCTGGAATTATCTATGTCATCATCTTCGGGCTTGCCTCATCAGTAGAAAAAACGGCTTATGTAGCAACTGATGCACAAATCGTTAATATTACTCCGGAAATTCAGGCAATTGAAGTTATGCACCGGAACGGAGATGTCATGTATTATGAAGGCCAGGGGGATAATGTACAATATGAGGTCAGGTTCATTGTTGACACACGTGATAACGCACCCGTTGTAAAAGTCAATCCTTCTTTTCTTACCTCCGATAAAACATGGTCTCCGGGAGATAGGGTTATCATATTTAACCGGACTGATGGGTACTATCTGACCAATGATATTTCTTTAATAAATGGAGCAATATCTCCCTCTCAAGGACCCTTATCTGTTCGGATTATTGATAACACTCATGATCAGCTTATCGCAAATCGGGGTGTTGGCGGCACAACCGGAGGGGGTGGAGGTTCTGAGCCTATTGATGGTATTGAGAAAATCTTCCTTTATGGCCAAAGATTGAGCTTTGCCGGTGATACCATTAGTGGTCCGGATGCAACAGTAGTAATTACCGGGGGATTGAATACCGCAAATACAAACCTAGGAGCTCAAATTGCTGTAACGACCATATACATCGATGGTGATGTCGATTTATCAACAGGGAGTGCTGGTCTTGGTTCATCTGTAAAACCTGGAAAAATTTACATAAATGGAGATTTGAGGTTATGGGAGGGTGGACGAAATATCTATGGGGATGTATATGTTGATGGAAATTTTGATCTGAAAGATGCCAGAATTCATGGAAATGTATTTGTAAATGGTGATCTTACCCTGGGCTGGACACCGTATCTGGCAGAAGACACCCGAATATATTACACCGGCACGATTTCTCATCCGGACTATTATGCCTCAGAGATACTTGCAAAATGCATTCAAACGTCAAGCGTACCTGGTTTTACCATTCCAACCGGATTACCTTCACTAAAACCAGATGACTGGTATACATCAAATGGATATGTTTCAGGAGGTCAACTCACCAGTGGGATGAAGGTATATGCTAACAGCTACTCTTCAACAGAATATCGCCCATCAGCAACAAATGTTGTGATAGTAGCAAAATCCGGTGATATCACAATCACCGACCTTGGAGGAAGCGGCGTGTCTGGTGTGTTCTTTGCTCCAAATGGAAGGGTTACCTTTGGAGGTGGATCCCTACAGGGATTAATCCTATCTCAGGATGGATTTTTTGTTACCAGTGGGGGGACGGATGTAATTTTTAAAAGTATTCAGGATTTCATCAGTAATCCCAATGATTACCCATTCCAGTAA
- a CDS encoding PKD domain-containing protein, with the protein MNIRPTIRSQKIHSKRVIDHAVTPTVSIILILFLVVALAGIIYALIFGLASSVEKTAYVATDANIVNITPGIQVIEVMHRNGDVMYYENQSRDAQYEVRFIIDSGDSSSVVQTDPSLLSTGSIWSPGKKVIIFKRIDGYYLTDDISLIANPEAFPPGPVGIRVIDNTHDQLIAYKGTGNIGGTLTPTTEPTTEPTTEPTTVPTTPTISPTPTPPPSQGCINCPLGESFSVAFTTEIIGPRTIRFKDASSPQPNIRAWTFGDGGSDTGEIVVHTYSTSGPYKITLTVKKNNSPCTCTLTQWTTVS; encoded by the coding sequence ATGAATATTCGACCAACTATAAGATCTCAGAAAATCCATTCAAAGAGAGTCATAGATCATGCGGTAACCCCTACAGTCAGTATAATACTCATTCTTTTTCTCGTTGTTGCCCTTGCTGGGATCATCTATGCTCTCATATTCGGCCTTGCCTCTTCGGTTGAGAAAACTGCATATGTTGCCACTGATGCGAATATTGTAAACATAACTCCTGGCATCCAGGTGATTGAGGTCATGCATCGGAATGGGGATGTCATGTATTATGAAAACCAAAGCCGTGATGCTCAGTATGAGGTCAGGTTTATCATAGACTCTGGTGATTCTTCTTCAGTTGTACAGACGGATCCAAGTCTCTTATCAACAGGAAGCATATGGTCTCCGGGAAAAAAGGTAATAATATTTAAGAGAATTGATGGTTATTACCTGACTGACGATATCTCCTTAATAGCAAATCCGGAGGCATTCCCTCCTGGTCCGGTAGGAATACGGGTAATTGATAACACTCATGATCAACTTATCGCGTATAAGGGGACAGGAAATATTGGTGGAACTCTAACACCGACAACCGAACCTACCACAGAGCCAACAACTGAACCCACCACAGTGCCTACGACACCGACTATCAGTCCAACGCCGACTCCGCCACCATCTCAAGGTTGTATAAATTGTCCATTAGGTGAATCATTCAGTGTAGCATTTACAACGGAAATCATCGGACCCCGAACCATACGATTCAAAGATGCTTCATCACCACAACCAAATATTCGGGCCTGGACATTTGGAGATGGGGGATCAGATACTGGCGAAATTGTTGTTCATACATACTCGACTTCAGGGCCATACAAAATTACTCTGACCGTAAAGAAAAACAATAGTCCCTGTACCTGCACATTGACACAGTGGACTACTGTCTCATAA
- a CDS encoding AAA-like domain-containing protein has product MRFFNTAGPVNCVKHYCLDPLSRFVLEEILSLIRQEKYFVLHAPRQTGKTSCMLALMKYLNDTGEYLSLFTNIESAQVAREDVTRGIRSVMSSIGIYARDFLGNQFVLDNDNEILQ; this is encoded by the coding sequence ATGAGGTTTTTCAATACTGCTGGTCCGGTAAATTGTGTGAAGCATTACTGTCTGGATCCTCTCTCCCGGTTTGTTCTTGAAGAAATCCTCTCCCTTATCCGTCAGGAAAAATATTTCGTCCTCCATGCTCCTAGGCAGACCGGAAAGACCTCATGTATGCTTGCCCTGATGAAGTATCTGAATGATACCGGGGAATACCTGTCATTGTTCACAAATATTGAAAGTGCCCAAGTTGCACGTGAAGATGTAACCCGCGGAATACGTTCAGTCATGAGTTCCATTGGAATATATGCTCGTGATTTTTTAGGCAATCAGTTTGTCCTTGATAATGATAATGAAATACTGCAGTAA